One genomic window of Daphnia pulex isolate KAP4 chromosome 10, ASM2113471v1 includes the following:
- the LOC124204146 gene encoding cytosolic purine 5'-nucleotidase-like isoform X2: MTDNQSSAVEDESLVDSAFPDERSNSLGKLNQQGTLKKWYREPFHRVFVNRSLHLEKIKFYGFDMDYTLAEYISPAYEKMGFDLCRDYLVTMGYPQEIQEFEYDPSFALRGLWFDTLYGNLLKVDAYGNILVCSRGFQFLKPSEIYALYPNKFIQLDESRVYVLNTLFNLPECYLLACLIDYFMGQREAQNDATSTGIKLGDLFMSYKSMFQDVRTAVDYVHLKGDLKRLTVENLSKFVQRDDRLPTLLVRLRANGAKVFLLTNSDYNYTDKIMKYILEPLEKTEVSRDWSTYFDYIVIDAKKPLFFGEGTVLRQVNTTTGALKIGTHLGPLKPGQVYSGGSCEVFTDLIGAKGKDVLYCGDHIFGDILKSKKIRGWRTFLVIPELVQELHVWTDKCQLYTRLQNLDISLGNLYKNLDSSAQVKPDISKVRMAMREVTHEMDLAYGIMGSLFRSGSRQTFFSSQVVRYADIYAATVLNLLYYPFSYMFRAPAMLMPHESTVAHEQRLVVENPEKYFRSRQGSLTPSSTIDEIPALPRPKMERTASNVPHVRAETPRKVTHNHDEDDSEEESEKSS, from the exons atgactGATAACCAATCTAGTGCCGTCGAAGACGAATCTCTGGTCGATTCAGCGTTTCCAGACGAAAGATCAAATTCCCTCGGAAAACTCAATCAACAAGGGACGCTTAAAAAATGGTACAGAGAGCCGTTTCACAG AGTCTTCGTCAATCGCAGCTTGCATttggagaaaatcaaattctatGGATTCGACATGGACTACACCCTGGCAG AATACATTTCACCGGCTTACGAGAAAATGGGATTCGATTTATGCCGTGATTACCTCGTCACAATGGGATACCCGCAGGAAATTCAAGAGTTTGAGTATGATCCATCCTTCGCTTTGag AGGATTGTGGTTCGATACGCTGTACGGAAATCTTCTCAAAGTCGATGCGTATGGTAATATCTTGGTTTGCTCCAGAGGATTTCAATTCTTGAAACC GTCGGAAATTTACGCACTGTACCCCAACAAATTCATTCAACTCGACGAATCACGTGTCTATGTTCTCAATACGCTTTTCAACTTGCCGGAATGCTACTTGTTAGCTTGCCTAATTGATTACTTTATGGGTCAAAGAGAAGCACAAAATGACGC GACATCGACCGGAATCAAGCTAGGAGATTTGTTCATGTCGTACAAGTCCATGTTTCAAGATGTGCGCACAGCTGTAGATTACGTCCACCTTAAGGGAGATTTGAAACGTTTGACGGTTGAAAATCTTTCGAAATTCGTTCAACGTGACGACCGCCTGCCAACCTTACTCGTTCGACTCAGGGCAAACGGTGCCAAGGTCTTCCTCTTGACCAATTCTGATTACAATTACACGGACAAAATCATGAAATACATTCTGGAACCG CTGGAAAAAACTGAAGTCAGTCGGGATTGGTCGACTTACTTTGATTACATCGTGATTGATGCCAAAAAGCCTCTCTTCTTCGGCGAAGGAACCGTTCTTCGACAGGTTAATACCACAACAGGAGCTCTGAAAATCGGCACTCACTTGGGTCCTTTGAAGCCGGGCCAAGTGTATTCAGGAg GTTCGTGTGAGGTTTTCACTGATCTGATCGGTGCCAAAGGGAAAGACGTGCTCTA TTGTGGTGATCACATCTTTGGTGACattttgaaatcgaaaaaaatccGGGGCTGGCGGACCTTTCTAGTCATCCCAGAGTTGGTCCAGGAGTTGCACGTCTGGACAGATAAATGCCAGCTGTACACCCGTCTTCAGAATCTGGATATCAGTCTGGGAAATCTTTACAA AAACCTTGATAGCTCCGCCCAAGTCAAACCCGACATCAGTAAAGTTCGCATGGCCATGCGTGAAGTGACACACGAAATGGATTTAGCCTACGGAATCATGGGCAGTCTCTTCCGTTCAGGATCTCGCcagactttcttttcttcgcaaGTCGTCCGTTATGCGGACATTTACGCTGCTACTGTGCTCAATCTTCTTTATTATCCGTTCAGTTACATGTTCCGTGCGCCGGCTATGCTCATGCCTCACGAATCCA cTGTGGCTCACGAACAGCGTCTGGTCGTTGAAAATCCCGAAAAGTACTTCCGCTCGCGCCAAGGATCACTCACTCCGAGCTCGACTATCGATGAGATACCTGCATTGCCAAGACCAAAG ATGGAACGAACTGCAAGCAACGTGCCCCATGTTAGGGCTGAAACGCCAAGAAAAGTCACGCACAATCACGACGAAGATGATTCGGAAGAAGAAAGCGAAAAATCGTCTTAG
- the LOC124204146 gene encoding cytosolic purine 5'-nucleotidase-like isoform X1, which produces MIVTVAIHRRIISLSRFASQSLWSTSRVRLCSSSKAIPPPVSMADRIAEIHANAVVERGERRDSEMGDDWADTFVDSTPKFDPSTYNKRELAHRVFVNRSLHLEKIKFYGFDMDYTLAEYISPAYEKMGFDLCRDYLVTMGYPQEIQEFEYDPSFALRGLWFDTLYGNLLKVDAYGNILVCSRGFQFLKPSEIYALYPNKFIQLDESRVYVLNTLFNLPECYLLACLIDYFMGQREAQNDATSTGIKLGDLFMSYKSMFQDVRTAVDYVHLKGDLKRLTVENLSKFVQRDDRLPTLLVRLRANGAKVFLLTNSDYNYTDKIMKYILEPLEKTEVSRDWSTYFDYIVIDAKKPLFFGEGTVLRQVNTTTGALKIGTHLGPLKPGQVYSGGSCEVFTDLIGAKGKDVLYCGDHIFGDILKSKKIRGWRTFLVIPELVQELHVWTDKCQLYTRLQNLDISLGNLYKNLDSSAQVKPDISKVRMAMREVTHEMDLAYGIMGSLFRSGSRQTFFSSQVVRYADIYAATVLNLLYYPFSYMFRAPAMLMPHESTVAHEQRLVVENPEKYFRSRQGSLTPSSTIDEIPALPRPKMERTASNVPHVRAETPRKVTHNHDEDDSEEESEKSS; this is translated from the exons ATGATAGTCACGGTCGCGATCCATCGACGGATCATCAGTCTATCAAGGTTTGCCAGTCAGTCGTTGTGGAGCACTAGTCGAGTGAGACTCTGCAGCAGTTCAAAAGCTATTCCACCACCTGTGTCGATGGCGGACAggattgcagaaattcacgcCAATGCAGTCGTGGAACGCGGGGAACGACGAGATTCCGAGATGGGAGATGATTGGGCCGATACGTTCGTGGATTCTACGCCCAAATTCGATCCAAGTACCTACAACAAGCGTGAATTGGCACACAG AGTCTTCGTCAATCGCAGCTTGCATttggagaaaatcaaattctatGGATTCGACATGGACTACACCCTGGCAG AATACATTTCACCGGCTTACGAGAAAATGGGATTCGATTTATGCCGTGATTACCTCGTCACAATGGGATACCCGCAGGAAATTCAAGAGTTTGAGTATGATCCATCCTTCGCTTTGag AGGATTGTGGTTCGATACGCTGTACGGAAATCTTCTCAAAGTCGATGCGTATGGTAATATCTTGGTTTGCTCCAGAGGATTTCAATTCTTGAAACC GTCGGAAATTTACGCACTGTACCCCAACAAATTCATTCAACTCGACGAATCACGTGTCTATGTTCTCAATACGCTTTTCAACTTGCCGGAATGCTACTTGTTAGCTTGCCTAATTGATTACTTTATGGGTCAAAGAGAAGCACAAAATGACGC GACATCGACCGGAATCAAGCTAGGAGATTTGTTCATGTCGTACAAGTCCATGTTTCAAGATGTGCGCACAGCTGTAGATTACGTCCACCTTAAGGGAGATTTGAAACGTTTGACGGTTGAAAATCTTTCGAAATTCGTTCAACGTGACGACCGCCTGCCAACCTTACTCGTTCGACTCAGGGCAAACGGTGCCAAGGTCTTCCTCTTGACCAATTCTGATTACAATTACACGGACAAAATCATGAAATACATTCTGGAACCG CTGGAAAAAACTGAAGTCAGTCGGGATTGGTCGACTTACTTTGATTACATCGTGATTGATGCCAAAAAGCCTCTCTTCTTCGGCGAAGGAACCGTTCTTCGACAGGTTAATACCACAACAGGAGCTCTGAAAATCGGCACTCACTTGGGTCCTTTGAAGCCGGGCCAAGTGTATTCAGGAg GTTCGTGTGAGGTTTTCACTGATCTGATCGGTGCCAAAGGGAAAGACGTGCTCTA TTGTGGTGATCACATCTTTGGTGACattttgaaatcgaaaaaaatccGGGGCTGGCGGACCTTTCTAGTCATCCCAGAGTTGGTCCAGGAGTTGCACGTCTGGACAGATAAATGCCAGCTGTACACCCGTCTTCAGAATCTGGATATCAGTCTGGGAAATCTTTACAA AAACCTTGATAGCTCCGCCCAAGTCAAACCCGACATCAGTAAAGTTCGCATGGCCATGCGTGAAGTGACACACGAAATGGATTTAGCCTACGGAATCATGGGCAGTCTCTTCCGTTCAGGATCTCGCcagactttcttttcttcgcaaGTCGTCCGTTATGCGGACATTTACGCTGCTACTGTGCTCAATCTTCTTTATTATCCGTTCAGTTACATGTTCCGTGCGCCGGCTATGCTCATGCCTCACGAATCCA cTGTGGCTCACGAACAGCGTCTGGTCGTTGAAAATCCCGAAAAGTACTTCCGCTCGCGCCAAGGATCACTCACTCCGAGCTCGACTATCGATGAGATACCTGCATTGCCAAGACCAAAG ATGGAACGAACTGCAAGCAACGTGCCCCATGTTAGGGCTGAAACGCCAAGAAAAGTCACGCACAATCACGACGAAGATGATTCGGAAGAAGAAAGCGAAAAATCGTCTTAG